Proteins from a single region of Catenulispora acidiphila DSM 44928:
- the ggt gene encoding gamma-glutamyltransferase, with the protein MSTPRRTPARTRARTPRHRRSTAAAALLTAVALTGTLTAARAAPAHGAQPPKEPVATGYGGAVASVSPYATQAGLDVLKHGGNAVDAAVATAAALGVVEPYSAGIGGGGFFVYYDARTHKVSTIDGRESGPAAMTTNWFIDPATGQPLSFTDAVNSGLSVGIPGTLKTWTTALNNWGTIPLGKALQGGIDIASKGFVVDPTFNSFTAMNQARFSQIAPTAQLFLPGGAPPAVGSVFKNPDLANTYKLLAKEGPGLFYGGELGKEVANTAQHPPTIPNPTMNFRPGGLTAADITGYNAPVQAPTHVNYKGLDVYSIAPPSSGGTTVGEALNILSNFNVNSGDQVQALHLYDEASKIAFADRNRWVGDAKFNDVPTKQLTSARYGDDRACLISPTSTLTAPVAPGNPFAPGGGTDCSAAAPSGTSYTDTEGMSTTHLVTSDKWGDVVSYTLTIEQTGGSAMTVPGRGFLLNNEMTDFDFVPLYPGVPDPNLPAAHKQPRSAMSPTIVLKNGKPFIAVGSPGGATIITTVLQILVDRLDLGMNLEQAIAAPRASQRNAASTQAEPAFLNLPQIPGLEALGETFTLAPPSGTPTPEIGAATGLEFLPNGAVEAAAEPARRGGGAAAVVHPVR; encoded by the coding sequence ATGTCCACCCCGAGACGCACCCCGGCACGCACCCGGGCACGAACCCCTCGCCACAGACGCTCCACCGCGGCAGCCGCCCTGCTCACCGCGGTCGCGCTGACCGGGACCCTGACCGCCGCGCGCGCCGCCCCGGCGCACGGCGCCCAACCGCCCAAGGAACCGGTCGCCACCGGCTACGGCGGCGCGGTCGCCAGCGTCAGCCCGTACGCCACACAGGCCGGGCTGGACGTGCTCAAACACGGCGGCAACGCCGTGGACGCCGCGGTGGCCACCGCGGCCGCGCTCGGCGTCGTCGAGCCGTACTCGGCCGGGATCGGCGGCGGCGGCTTCTTCGTGTACTACGACGCGCGCACGCACAAGGTCTCCACCATCGACGGCCGCGAGTCCGGACCCGCGGCGATGACCACGAACTGGTTCATCGACCCGGCGACCGGCCAGCCGCTGTCGTTCACCGACGCGGTCAACTCCGGTCTGTCGGTCGGCATCCCGGGCACGCTGAAGACCTGGACGACGGCGCTGAACAACTGGGGCACCATTCCACTGGGCAAGGCGCTGCAGGGCGGTATCGACATCGCCTCCAAGGGCTTCGTCGTGGACCCGACCTTCAACTCCTTCACCGCGATGAACCAGGCGCGGTTCTCCCAGATCGCCCCGACCGCGCAGCTGTTCCTGCCCGGCGGCGCGCCACCGGCGGTCGGCTCGGTGTTTAAGAACCCTGATTTGGCGAACACCTACAAGCTGCTGGCCAAGGAGGGTCCCGGGCTGTTCTATGGCGGCGAGTTGGGCAAGGAGGTCGCGAACACCGCGCAGCATCCGCCGACGATCCCGAACCCGACGATGAACTTCCGCCCCGGCGGTCTCACCGCAGCCGACATCACCGGCTACAACGCGCCGGTGCAGGCGCCGACGCATGTGAACTACAAGGGTCTGGACGTCTACTCGATCGCGCCGCCGTCCTCCGGCGGGACGACAGTCGGCGAGGCTCTCAACATCCTGTCGAACTTCAACGTGAACTCCGGCGACCAGGTGCAGGCGCTGCACTTGTATGACGAGGCCTCGAAGATCGCCTTCGCCGACCGCAACCGCTGGGTCGGGGACGCGAAGTTCAACGACGTGCCGACCAAGCAGCTCACCTCGGCGCGGTACGGCGACGACCGGGCCTGCCTGATCAGCCCGACCAGCACGCTGACCGCGCCGGTCGCGCCGGGGAACCCCTTCGCGCCGGGCGGCGGGACGGACTGCTCGGCGGCCGCGCCGAGCGGGACCTCGTACACCGACACCGAGGGCATGTCCACGACGCACCTGGTGACCTCGGACAAGTGGGGCGACGTCGTGTCCTACACGCTGACCATCGAGCAGACCGGCGGCTCGGCGATGACCGTGCCCGGCCGCGGCTTCCTGCTGAACAACGAGATGACCGACTTCGACTTCGTCCCGCTGTACCCGGGCGTCCCGGACCCGAACCTGCCGGCCGCGCACAAGCAGCCGCGCTCGGCGATGTCGCCAACCATCGTGCTGAAGAACGGCAAGCCGTTCATCGCCGTCGGCTCCCCGGGCGGCGCCACCATCATCACCACGGTGCTGCAGATCCTGGTCGACCGCCTGGACCTGGGCATGAACCTGGAGCAGGCGATCGCCGCACCGCGTGCGTCACAACGGAACGCCGCCTCCACACAGGCCGAGCCGGCGTTCTTGAACCTGCCGCAGATCCCTGGGTTGGAGGCGTTGGGTGAGACGTTCACCCTCGCGCCGCCGTCAGGAACGCCGACACCGGAGATCGGCGCGGCGACCGGACTGGAGTTCCTGCCGAACGGCGCCGTCGAGGCGGCGGCTGAGCCGGCGCGGCGCGGTGGCGGCGCTGCGGCTGTCGTGCATCCGGTGAGGTAG
- a CDS encoding bifunctional 3'-5' exonuclease/DNA polymerase — translation MQIAATYDPEGFRDRGFVQAITDDGAEAGPARAVADLEAEVAALEESGGPRWVWPATADIAPALLRRGVRVDRCHDLALTEALLLAYEGHCGEPRSLGAAWARLHGLPVPEDRAEGTMAAPADNPTTQPALFEPDRSRLSADVDPLRAVREVYAEQLRRIAATANPGAFRLLVAAESAASLAAAEMAHHGLPWRADVHSQILEEVLGPRPLDGSPPREMVAMAARLAEALGIRALNPDSAAQVTKAFSDAGVKLPSLRRWELEGIDHPAIPLLLKYKELSRLYSFNGWVWRDTWVVDGRFRPEYSVGGVVTGRWAARGGGALQIARRLRKAVIADPGWLFVSADAAQLEPRILAAMAQDPGMAEATQSDDMYSALAGVFEGSRDQAKLGLLGAMYGQTGGGAAAPLALMRRRFPKATALLDDAAREGERGRLVRSQLGRTCPPPSQRWQSAIAGDAEADAADDSNRRSGQVARARGRFTRNFVIQATAAEWAEVLLALLRQQLRTLDGPQLVFFQHDEVLVHAPREHAAAVTEMIIQCATAAGRLVFGPSPVRFPMSVHSVECYGDAK, via the coding sequence ATGCAGATCGCCGCGACCTACGACCCCGAGGGTTTCAGGGATCGAGGCTTCGTTCAAGCGATCACCGACGACGGCGCCGAGGCCGGGCCGGCGCGCGCCGTCGCGGACCTGGAAGCCGAGGTCGCGGCGCTGGAGGAGTCCGGCGGTCCGCGCTGGGTCTGGCCGGCCACCGCCGACATCGCCCCGGCGCTGCTGCGCCGCGGCGTCCGCGTCGACCGGTGCCACGACCTCGCGCTGACCGAAGCCCTGCTGCTGGCCTATGAGGGCCACTGTGGCGAGCCGCGCTCCCTGGGCGCGGCCTGGGCCCGCCTGCACGGCCTGCCGGTCCCGGAGGACCGCGCCGAGGGCACCATGGCCGCCCCGGCCGACAACCCGACCACCCAGCCGGCGCTGTTCGAGCCGGACCGCTCCAGGCTGTCCGCCGACGTCGATCCGCTGCGCGCGGTGCGCGAGGTCTACGCCGAGCAGCTGCGCCGCATCGCCGCCACCGCGAACCCCGGCGCGTTCCGGCTCCTGGTCGCCGCCGAGTCCGCGGCCTCCCTCGCCGCCGCCGAGATGGCGCACCACGGCCTGCCCTGGCGCGCCGACGTGCACAGCCAGATCCTGGAGGAGGTCCTGGGCCCGCGTCCGCTGGACGGCTCGCCGCCACGGGAGATGGTCGCGATGGCCGCCCGACTCGCCGAGGCGCTGGGCATCCGTGCGCTGAATCCGGACTCTGCGGCGCAGGTGACCAAGGCCTTCTCCGACGCCGGGGTGAAGCTGCCCTCGCTGCGCCGCTGGGAGCTCGAAGGAATCGACCATCCGGCGATCCCGCTGCTGTTGAAGTACAAGGAGCTCTCGCGGCTCTACTCATTCAACGGCTGGGTCTGGCGCGACACCTGGGTCGTGGACGGCCGGTTCCGGCCTGAGTACAGCGTCGGCGGGGTCGTCACCGGACGCTGGGCGGCCCGAGGCGGCGGCGCGCTGCAGATTGCGCGGCGGCTGCGCAAGGCGGTCATCGCCGACCCCGGCTGGCTGTTCGTCTCCGCCGACGCCGCGCAGCTGGAGCCGCGCATCCTGGCCGCGATGGCGCAGGACCCTGGCATGGCCGAGGCGACGCAGAGCGATGACATGTACTCCGCCCTGGCAGGGGTCTTCGAAGGCTCCCGAGACCAGGCCAAGCTCGGTCTGCTCGGCGCCATGTACGGCCAGACCGGCGGTGGCGCCGCCGCGCCGCTGGCCCTGATGCGCCGTCGCTTCCCGAAAGCCACCGCGCTGCTGGACGACGCCGCCCGGGAGGGTGAGCGCGGACGCCTGGTGCGCTCGCAGCTCGGCCGCACCTGTCCGCCGCCCTCGCAGCGCTGGCAGAGCGCGATCGCCGGGGACGCCGAAGCCGACGCCGCCGACGACAGCAACCGCCGCTCCGGTCAGGTGGCTCGGGCGCGCGGACGCTTTACCCGCAACTTCGTCATCCAGGCCACTGCCGCCGAGTGGGCCGAGGTGCTACTCGCTCTTCTGCGCCAGCAACTGCGCACGCTGGATGGTCCGCAGCTGGTGTTCTTCCAACACGACGAGGTACTGGTCCACGCGCCGCGGGAGCACGCCGCCGCCGTTACTGAGATGATCATTCAGTGTGCCACCGCCGCCGGGCGGTTGGTCTTCGGTCCATCACCGGTCCGATTTCCTATGAGTGTTCACTCGGTGGAGTGTTATGGGGACGCCAAATAG
- a CDS encoding TetR/AcrR family transcriptional regulator produces the protein MAKTKSEGAPSAADGEIPATIWERLDAPRTARSTLTHDRIAEAAVALADAEGLEAVSMRKLAERLGVATMALYRYVDSKDELLELMTDAVSDPATLTADPEDWRAVFGEAAHRRRATALAHPWLPAAQSQVPATLTPSRNQVLERMLAALEPLPLTGDQKMQLIRALDAYARGAADGEVNQRMMLERRGYGADGDVRLLLRANMQWLLRSGRYPRFAALVTDGLAPVDAVREFELGLQAMLDGLAARFGI, from the coding sequence ATGGCGAAGACCAAGAGCGAGGGCGCCCCCTCCGCGGCGGACGGGGAGATCCCGGCGACGATCTGGGAGCGCCTCGACGCCCCCCGCACCGCCCGCAGCACCCTGACCCACGACCGGATCGCCGAAGCCGCCGTCGCCCTCGCCGACGCCGAAGGCCTGGAAGCCGTCTCCATGCGCAAGCTCGCCGAACGCCTCGGCGTGGCCACCATGGCCCTGTACCGCTACGTCGACAGCAAGGACGAACTCCTGGAGCTGATGACCGACGCGGTCAGCGACCCCGCCACCTTGACCGCCGACCCCGAGGACTGGCGCGCGGTCTTCGGCGAGGCGGCCCACCGCCGCCGCGCCACGGCGCTGGCCCACCCCTGGCTCCCGGCGGCGCAGTCCCAGGTCCCGGCCACCCTGACCCCCAGCCGCAACCAGGTCCTGGAGCGCATGCTCGCCGCGCTGGAACCGCTGCCGCTCACCGGTGATCAGAAGATGCAGCTCATCAGGGCGCTGGACGCCTACGCGCGCGGCGCCGCCGACGGCGAGGTGAACCAGCGCATGATGCTGGAGCGGCGCGGCTACGGCGCCGACGGGGATGTCAGGCTGCTGCTACGCGCGAACATGCAGTGGCTGCTGCGCAGCGGACGCTACCCTCGGTTCGCGGCGCTCGTCACCGACGGACTGGCGCCGGTGGACGCGGTGCGGGAGTTCGAGTTGGGACTCCAGGCGATGCTGGATGGGCTGGCGGCGCGCTTCGGGATCTGA
- a CDS encoding DMT family transporter codes for MSKRGWLLFAAMSVIWGIPYLLIKVALEGMPAPFIVFARTAIGAAVLLPVAWKRGMVAPALKHWRYIAAFAALEIAGPWLLLGDAEQHMTSSLAGLLIAAVPFFVALLMWRLGDRSAVSGTRLAGLFIGMAGVVAIVGLNIGQVQVLRMLEVIAVAVGYAIAPIIADRKLVGVPTLATITLSLTGVALLYVPIAAFSHPTHMPKANALGAVVGLGLVCTAAAFLLFFALIGEVGPAKSSMITFVNPAVAVSGGVLFLGETIKAGVIVGAPLVMIGLVLSTLRRGDEAAPASSSASTPEAASTPVAPAGAVAATIASEDCGPEAAIA; via the coding sequence GTGTCGAAGCGGGGATGGCTGCTGTTCGCGGCCATGTCGGTGATCTGGGGCATCCCGTATCTGCTGATCAAGGTCGCGCTGGAGGGGATGCCGGCGCCGTTCATCGTGTTCGCGCGCACCGCGATCGGCGCGGCGGTGCTACTTCCGGTGGCCTGGAAGCGCGGGATGGTCGCCCCGGCGCTGAAGCACTGGCGCTACATCGCGGCGTTCGCCGCGCTGGAGATCGCCGGTCCCTGGCTGCTGCTGGGAGACGCCGAGCAGCACATGACCTCGTCCCTGGCCGGACTGCTGATCGCGGCCGTGCCGTTCTTCGTCGCGCTGCTCATGTGGCGGCTGGGGGACCGCTCGGCGGTGTCCGGGACGCGGCTGGCCGGACTGTTCATCGGCATGGCCGGCGTGGTCGCGATCGTCGGGCTGAACATCGGGCAGGTGCAGGTACTGCGCATGCTCGAGGTGATCGCCGTCGCGGTCGGCTACGCGATCGCGCCGATCATCGCCGACCGCAAGCTGGTCGGCGTCCCGACGCTGGCGACCATCACGCTGTCGCTGACCGGCGTCGCGCTGCTGTACGTGCCGATCGCCGCCTTCAGCCACCCCACGCACATGCCCAAGGCGAACGCGCTGGGCGCCGTGGTCGGGCTCGGCCTGGTCTGCACCGCCGCGGCCTTCCTGCTGTTCTTCGCGCTGATCGGCGAGGTCGGCCCGGCGAAGTCCTCGATGATCACCTTCGTGAACCCGGCGGTCGCGGTCTCCGGCGGCGTGCTGTTCCTCGGCGAGACGATCAAGGCCGGCGTGATCGTCGGGGCGCCGCTGGTGATGATCGGACTGGTGCTGTCCACGCTGCGCAGGGGAGACGAGGCCGCGCCGGCGTCGTCATCGGCGTCGACGCCGGAAGCGGCCTCCACACCAGTGGCTCCGGCCGGCGCGGTCGCCGCGACCATCGCCTCTGAAGACTGCGGGCCCGAGGCAGCCATCGCCTAA
- a CDS encoding SDR family NAD(P)-dependent oxidoreductase has protein sequence MTKTAVVTGASSGIGAATARRLAAEGYRVVLVARRKERLEALATEIGEAAEAVALDVTDAEAVKAFAAGLEACDVLVNNAGGAIGSDPVAAADPGDWRSMFETNVLGALNFTQALLPKLIASGAGTVVMLTSTAGHIAYEGGAGYSASKSAMHAMTATLRLEVFDQPVRVIEIAPGMVMTEEFSLKRFGGDADRAASVYAGVPGPLVAEDVADCIAWSVTRPPHVNVDLMVVRPRAQAAQHKVHRIAE, from the coding sequence ATGACCAAGACCGCCGTCGTCACCGGAGCCAGCAGCGGCATCGGCGCCGCGACCGCACGCCGGCTGGCCGCCGAGGGGTACCGGGTGGTCCTCGTGGCCCGCCGCAAGGAGCGCCTGGAGGCGCTGGCGACCGAAATCGGCGAGGCGGCCGAGGCGGTGGCGCTGGATGTGACCGACGCCGAGGCGGTGAAGGCCTTCGCCGCCGGGCTGGAGGCGTGTGACGTCCTGGTGAACAACGCCGGCGGGGCGATCGGCTCGGACCCGGTGGCCGCGGCCGATCCCGGCGACTGGCGCTCGATGTTCGAGACCAACGTCCTGGGCGCGCTGAACTTCACCCAGGCGCTGCTGCCGAAGCTGATCGCCTCCGGCGCCGGGACCGTGGTGATGCTCACCTCGACCGCCGGGCACATCGCCTACGAGGGCGGCGCGGGGTACTCGGCGTCGAAGTCGGCGATGCACGCCATGACCGCGACGCTGCGCCTGGAGGTCTTCGACCAGCCGGTCCGGGTCATCGAGATCGCCCCGGGCATGGTGATGACCGAGGAGTTCTCCCTCAAGCGCTTCGGCGGCGACGCGGACCGGGCCGCCTCGGTCTACGCCGGCGTCCCGGGCCCGCTGGTCGCCGAGGACGTCGCGGACTGCATCGCCTGGTCGGTCACGCGGCCGCCGCACGTGAACGTGGACCTGATGGTCGTGCGGCCGCGCGCGCAGGCGGCGCAGCACAAGGTGCACCGGATCGCGGAGTAG
- a CDS encoding NADPH-dependent FMN reductase, whose translation MTAGTATATADSAAPPSDAAANPDPLRVAVIIGSTRAGRFAPTVADWFLAGAAEHRPDLVFDLIDLAEADLPLTMTGFGQPRPEAVAALAPRLVDADAFVVVTPEYNHSFPAVLKSAIDWYHGEWSRKPVAFISYGGVSGGLRAVQQLRHVFIELSAVPIRDTISFTEYWNQFAEDQSWPRPSENRDKALVSLLDQLVWTATTLRAGRRREAAG comes from the coding sequence ATGACCGCCGGCACAGCCACCGCCACCGCCGACTCCGCCGCGCCGCCCTCGGACGCCGCCGCGAACCCCGACCCGCTGCGCGTCGCCGTCATCATCGGCAGCACCCGCGCGGGCCGCTTCGCCCCGACCGTGGCCGACTGGTTCCTCGCCGGCGCCGCCGAGCACCGCCCCGATCTGGTCTTCGACCTGATCGACCTGGCCGAGGCGGACCTGCCGCTGACCATGACCGGCTTCGGGCAGCCGCGTCCGGAGGCGGTCGCCGCCCTCGCGCCGCGGCTGGTCGACGCCGACGCCTTCGTCGTGGTCACCCCCGAGTACAACCACAGCTTCCCGGCGGTGCTGAAGAGCGCGATCGACTGGTACCACGGCGAATGGAGCCGCAAGCCGGTCGCGTTCATCTCCTACGGCGGCGTCTCCGGCGGGCTGCGCGCCGTACAGCAACTGCGCCACGTCTTCATCGAGCTCTCGGCGGTGCCGATCCGCGACACGATCAGCTTCACCGAGTACTGGAACCAGTTCGCCGAGGACCAGTCGTGGCCGCGTCCCTCCGAAAACCGCGACAAAGCCTTGGTGAGCCTGCTGGATCAGCTCGTCTGGACCGCCACGACGCTGCGCGCGGGCCGCCGCAGGGAAGCCGCCGGCTGA
- a CDS encoding LysE/ArgO family amino acid transporter has protein sequence MTSSLAAAAAGLGTGLSLIIAIGAQNAYVLRQGVRREHVGIIVTICAASDAVLIAAGVGGLGALVRSMPTAVTAIAWIGAAFLVTYGLLAARRAWKHQDHLAADGTGETTLRTAVLTCLALTWLNPHVYLDTVLLLGTVGNSYGNAHWSFALGATTASILWFTTLGFGAGRLGKLLARPKAWRVLDGVIAITMITLGVAMAARS, from the coding sequence ATGACCTCCTCCCTCGCGGCGGCCGCAGCCGGCCTCGGCACCGGCCTGTCCCTGATCATCGCGATCGGCGCGCAGAACGCCTACGTCCTGCGCCAGGGAGTCCGCCGCGAGCACGTCGGCATCATCGTCACCATCTGCGCCGCCTCCGACGCCGTCCTCATAGCCGCCGGCGTAGGCGGCCTCGGCGCCCTCGTCCGCTCCATGCCGACCGCCGTGACCGCCATAGCCTGGATCGGCGCCGCATTCCTGGTGACCTACGGCCTCCTCGCCGCCCGCCGAGCCTGGAAACACCAGGACCACCTAGCAGCCGACGGCACAGGCGAAACCACCCTCCGCACAGCAGTCCTGACCTGCCTAGCCCTAACCTGGCTCAACCCCCACGTCTACCTCGACACCGTCCTACTCCTAGGAACCGTCGGCAACAGCTACGGCAACGCCCACTGGTCCTTCGCCCTAGGCGCCACCACCGCCAGCATCCTGTGGTTCACCACCCTCGGCTTCGGCGCCGGCCGCCTCGGCAAACTCCTCGCCCGCCCCAAAGCCTGGCGCGTCCTGGACGGCGTCATCGCCATCACCATGATCACCCTCGGCGTCGCGATGGCCGCCCGGAGCTGA
- the idi gene encoding isopentenyl-diphosphate Delta-isomerase: protein METNVEVEEVVLLAEDGTPIGTAPKATVHTENTPLHLAFSCYVFDEENQLLVTRRADSKRTWPGVWTNSACGHPGPGESIEDAVRRRLASELGLDITTILPLLPEFRYRAVMPNGIVENEVCPVFRAVVATGITPSPDPDEVGEYRWIPWADFSRQVLSGAFEVSPWCRLQVEQLAARDFVLGMS, encoded by the coding sequence GTGGAAACCAATGTGGAAGTTGAAGAAGTAGTACTGCTCGCCGAAGACGGCACGCCAATCGGCACCGCGCCCAAAGCCACGGTGCACACCGAGAACACCCCGCTGCACCTGGCGTTCTCGTGCTACGTCTTCGACGAGGAGAACCAGCTGCTGGTCACCCGGCGTGCGGATTCCAAGCGCACCTGGCCTGGAGTGTGGACCAACTCCGCGTGCGGACATCCCGGACCGGGGGAGTCCATCGAGGATGCCGTGCGGCGCCGCCTCGCCAGTGAACTCGGTCTCGATATCACTACGATCCTGCCGCTGTTGCCGGAGTTCCGTTACCGCGCGGTAATGCCGAACGGCATCGTCGAGAACGAAGTCTGTCCGGTGTTCCGGGCCGTGGTCGCGACGGGAATTACACCGTCGCCAGACCCCGACGAAGTAGGCGAATACCGCTGGATTCCGTGGGCGGATTTCAGTCGTCAAGTACTTTCCGGTGCCTTCGAGGTGTCGCCTTGGTGCCGCCTTCAAGTCGAGCAGTTGGCCGCTCGGGATTTCGTCCTCGGGATGTCGTGA
- a CDS encoding LysR family transcriptional regulator ArgP → MTDLPLDHVRTLLVAVDAGTFEAAARILHVTPSAVSQRIKALEQRTGRVLLVRSKPLRPTESGVAVVRFARQLAWLEDAARAELGLAGADQADAAHDAHAADGTSAAPVQTLSIAVNSDSLSTWFPEVTARFSPEAAVCFDLHREDQDYTDELLRAGLVMAAISSSPKPVQGCVVRPLGRMRYRAVATHGFVRRWLPGGVGATDLAAALAVAPVIIFNRKDDLQDGFLRGIGAPASGPRHYLPATDAYLYAVESGYGWGLIPDVQAKQFGQVELVELAPGRPVDVPLYWQQWRLAPPMLTEVGEVAVEVAARRLA, encoded by the coding sequence ATGACGGACCTGCCGCTGGACCACGTGCGCACCCTCCTGGTCGCGGTGGACGCCGGCACCTTCGAGGCCGCTGCCCGCATCCTGCACGTCACCCCCTCCGCGGTCAGCCAGCGGATCAAGGCGCTGGAGCAGCGCACCGGCCGCGTGCTGCTGGTCCGCTCCAAGCCGCTGCGCCCGACCGAGTCCGGCGTGGCGGTGGTGCGCTTCGCCCGGCAGCTGGCGTGGCTGGAGGACGCCGCCCGGGCGGAGCTGGGACTGGCCGGCGCGGACCAAGCCGATGCCGCTCATGACGCTCATGCCGCCGATGGCACCAGCGCCGCCCCGGTCCAGACCCTGTCGATCGCCGTGAATTCGGACTCGCTGAGCACCTGGTTCCCCGAGGTGACCGCACGCTTCAGCCCGGAGGCGGCGGTCTGCTTCGACCTCCACCGCGAAGACCAGGACTACACCGACGAGCTGCTGCGCGCCGGGTTGGTGATGGCCGCCATCTCCTCCTCGCCGAAGCCGGTCCAGGGATGCGTGGTGCGACCGCTGGGGCGCATGCGCTACCGCGCGGTCGCCACCCACGGCTTCGTCAGGCGCTGGCTGCCGGGCGGCGTCGGCGCGACGGATCTGGCTGCCGCGCTCGCCGTCGCGCCGGTCATCATCTTCAACCGCAAAGACGATCTGCAGGACGGCTTTCTGCGCGGCATCGGAGCACCAGCCAGCGGACCGCGCCACTACCTTCCGGCGACGGACGCGTACCTGTACGCGGTGGAGTCCGGATACGGCTGGGGACTGATCCCGGACGTGCAGGCCAAGCAGTTCGGCCAGGTGGAGCTGGTCGAGCTGGCGCCGGGACGGCCGGTGGACGTGCCGCTGTACTGGCAGCAGTGGAGGCTCGCGCCGCCGATGCTGACCGAGGTCGGGGAGGTCGCGGTGGAGGTCGCGGCACGACGCCTCGCGTAG
- a CDS encoding amino acid permease: MSMTESSENSAFADTDADAAQLRAIGYEPVLSRKMSGFGNFAISFSIISILSGCMTLFGFGMSTGGPAVMVWGWIGVTIAVLLIGLSLAEVTSVYPTSGALFFMAHRLGGKGWGWITGWLNMLGLFGVIAGIDYGAAEFIGAFTGMTFGWTPDKYGLIAVFAGVLLLHGVLNTFGVRVLDLFNRVSVWWHLLGVAFIVAVLFLVPAHHQSASFVFTHYVNATGFKSAIYVSAIGLLLTGYTLTGYDASAHMSEETSQASTLAPKGIVRSIWVSGIAGLVLLVAFLFAIQGNSGQYATEAAGSGYGGAVTAPSIIMIDALGQHWAEVLTLIIVVAQLCCGLAAIGSAARMVFAFSRDGALPGSPTWRKVNRSAVPTNAMWLVVVVAFILALPSLWTIQAYGAVTAIASIGLAPAYVIPGFLRARQGKNFKKGAWNLGKWGPLVGYTASVWVVIEVVLFCLPQASPVTALTFNYAPIALAAALILSGVWWLARGRASYAPPAGTVEAEQFADLDVI, encoded by the coding sequence ATGTCGATGACTGAAAGCTCAGAGAACTCCGCCTTTGCAGACACCGACGCCGATGCCGCGCAACTGCGCGCGATCGGCTACGAACCGGTGCTGTCCCGCAAGATGTCCGGCTTCGGCAACTTCGCCATCAGCTTCTCCATCATCTCCATCCTGTCCGGCTGTATGACGCTGTTCGGCTTCGGCATGTCCACCGGCGGCCCGGCCGTCATGGTCTGGGGCTGGATCGGCGTCACCATCGCGGTGCTGCTCATCGGACTGAGCCTGGCCGAGGTGACCAGCGTCTACCCGACCTCCGGCGCGCTGTTCTTCATGGCCCACCGCCTCGGCGGCAAGGGCTGGGGCTGGATCACCGGCTGGCTGAACATGCTGGGCCTGTTCGGCGTCATAGCCGGCATCGACTACGGCGCCGCGGAGTTCATCGGCGCCTTCACCGGCATGACGTTCGGCTGGACCCCGGACAAGTACGGGCTGATCGCGGTGTTCGCCGGCGTCCTACTGCTGCACGGCGTGCTGAACACCTTCGGCGTGCGGGTGCTGGACCTGTTCAACCGGGTCAGCGTCTGGTGGCACCTGCTGGGCGTGGCGTTCATCGTGGCGGTGCTGTTCCTGGTCCCGGCGCACCACCAGAGCGCCAGCTTCGTGTTCACCCACTACGTGAACGCCACCGGCTTCAAGAGCGCGATCTACGTCAGCGCCATCGGCCTGCTGCTCACCGGCTACACCCTGACCGGCTACGACGCCTCGGCCCACATGTCCGAGGAGACCTCCCAGGCATCGACGCTGGCGCCCAAGGGCATCGTGCGGTCCATCTGGGTCTCCGGCATCGCCGGCCTGGTGCTGCTGGTCGCCTTCCTGTTCGCCATCCAGGGCAACTCCGGCCAGTACGCCACCGAGGCCGCCGGCTCCGGCTACGGCGGCGCGGTGACGGCGCCCTCGATCATCATGATCGACGCCCTGGGCCAGCACTGGGCCGAAGTCCTGACGCTGATCATCGTCGTGGCCCAGCTGTGCTGCGGCCTGGCCGCCATCGGCTCGGCGGCGCGCATGGTCTTCGCCTTCTCCCGCGACGGCGCCCTGCCCGGCTCCCCGACCTGGCGCAAGGTCAACCGCTCGGCGGTCCCGACCAACGCCATGTGGCTCGTGGTCGTCGTGGCCTTCATCCTGGCCCTGCCCTCCCTGTGGACCATCCAGGCCTACGGCGCGGTGACCGCCATCGCCTCGATCGGCCTGGCACCGGCCTACGTCATCCCCGGCTTCCTGCGCGCCCGACAGGGCAAGAACTTCAAGAAGGGCGCCTGGAACCTGGGCAAGTGGGGACCGCTGGTCGGCTACACCGCCTCGGTGTGGGTGGTGATCGAGGTCGTGCTCTTCTGCCTGCCGCAGGCCTCGCCGGTCACCGCACTCACGTTCAACTACGCACCGATCGCCCTCGCGGCCGCCCTGATCCTGTCCGGGGTCTGGTGGCTGGCACGCGGCCGGGCCAGCTACGCCCCGCCGGCCGGCACGGTCGAGGCCGAGCAGTTCGCGGACCTGGACGTGATCTGA